The Planctomycetota bacterium region CCGCACCGACAACATCAAGGACTGCGTCCAGACGGGCATCGAGGTCCAGGTCATCAACTCATGGGGCAAGGAGAACCCCGATAAGCACGATTGCGGCGCCATCTACGACTGCCTCGCCCCCTCCAAGAGCACGGTCAAAGAAAACGAGTGGAATCGCACCGTCATCACCTGCAAAGGACCGAAGATCACCATCGTCATGAACGGCGAACAGATCATCGACATGGACCTCGACAAGTGGACCGAGGCCCGGAAGAATCCGGACGGCACCGCGAACAAGTTCAACAAGGCCCTCAAGGACTTCAAACGCGAGGGCCACATCGGCCTGCAGGACCACGGCGCGTGGGTTACCT contains the following coding sequences:
- a CDS encoding DUF1080 domain-containing protein, producing RTDNIKDCVQTGIEVQVINSWGKENPDKHDCGAIYDCLAPSKSTVKENEWNRTVITCKGPKITIVMNGEQIIDMDLDKWTEARKNPDGTANKFNKALKDFKREGHIGLQDHGAWVTFRNIRIKPLDAAKAE